One stretch of Chroococcidiopsis sp. CCMEE 29 DNA includes these proteins:
- a CDS encoding AbrB/MazE/SpoVT family DNA-binding domain-containing protein, which translates to MEHLSQDSTTQALSKMHSGGRLVVPSHLREALHFNVGDQLLLRVEDGELRVISRMEAIRRAQQLIAQSIPASVSLVDELIADRRAEAAREDSEFHISRSGSLPE; encoded by the coding sequence ATGGAACATTTATCCCAGGATTCCACGACTCAGGCTTTATCCAAGATGCACTCCGGTGGCAGGCTTGTCGTTCCTTCCCATCTCCGGGAAGCATTGCATTTCAATGTTGGCGATCAACTACTGCTTCGTGTGGAAGACGGTGAACTTCGGGTGATCTCAAGGATGGAAGCCATTCGGCGTGCGCAGCAGCTGATTGCTCAGTCTATTCCTGCATCGGTATCGCTGGTTGATGAATTGATCGCCGATCGCCGAGCCGAGGCTGCACGGGAGGACAGCGAGTTCCACATCAGCCGGAGTGGGTCACTTCCTGAATGA
- a CDS encoding type II toxin-antitoxin system VapC family toxin encodes MTAVVLDASAVLALLHREPGWEMVAQRVAGAIIGTVNLVEVMDKLTQQDVSAQVAKDALNFLKLDIRDFTQPLAEMASALLTDTKPFGLSFGDRACLALAKMENATALTGDRAWQQVKEVIGVEVALIR; translated from the coding sequence ATGACTGCGGTCGTTCTTGACGCTTCCGCTGTCCTGGCCCTGCTTCACCGGGAGCCAGGATGGGAAATGGTTGCTCAGCGGGTTGCTGGTGCCATCATCGGCACAGTCAATCTAGTGGAAGTGATGGATAAGCTGACGCAACAAGACGTTAGCGCGCAGGTGGCCAAGGATGCCTTGAATTTCCTCAAGCTCGATATCAGGGATTTTACGCAGCCGCTGGCCGAGATGGCCTCTGCCCTGCTCACTGACACCAAACCATTTGGCCTATCGTTTGGTGACCGGGCATGCCTTGCCCTAGCCAAAATGGAAAATGCTACTGCTTTGACAGGCGATCGCGCCTGGCAGCAGGTGAAAGAGGTTATTGGTGTGGAAGTCGCGCTGATTCGTTGA
- a CDS encoding transposase translates to MSAILPQAQALVSGLQALMPSVYQQDSLQALLGLFLEGQGSPLPEHCKTKSASALSRFLNEYKWPTRQVIRAVRQAVLQQILSQPRVGRRPTLQVILDLTTVEKVGKFKEFKHLIRVYNRKRGLHLVMLYLVVGQWRVPWGFRIYRGKDTPSPAKLGLRLVKSLPKTLTQQFEVLILADTAFGSNAFITRVRKLKHHALVGVPCDRRLEDGRNVAQLHKRGQQLRLLGLKFPVHLSWYYFKRSDGKLEKRYVLSTKALKGSTITWWGRRRWGIEGFFKTIKHRFGLHRFGQQTLLGVYRWLVLSLTAYLLAHWAHLHLEGGGARPDWGEAAQKALELLLPLMALFPLLAEIQRLRPLAKRYGLDINVDWCKM, encoded by the coding sequence ATGTCTGCCATATTGCCGCAAGCCCAAGCCCTTGTTTCAGGACTACAAGCTCTGATGCCCAGTGTTTACCAGCAAGACAGTCTGCAAGCACTGCTGGGGTTATTCTTAGAAGGTCAAGGATCTCCTCTGCCTGAACACTGCAAAACAAAGTCTGCCAGTGCATTGAGCCGGTTTCTCAACGAGTACAAGTGGCCAACGCGGCAGGTGATTAGGGCAGTGCGTCAAGCAGTTCTTCAGCAAATCCTGTCCCAACCGCGAGTCGGACGGCGACCAACTCTCCAGGTGATACTCGACCTGACAACTGTAGAGAAAGTCGGTAAGTTCAAGGAGTTTAAGCATCTTATCCGCGTCTACAATCGCAAACGAGGACTTCATTTAGTGATGCTCTACCTGGTAGTGGGACAATGGCGAGTGCCTTGGGGTTTTCGCATTTACCGTGGCAAGGATACCCCCTCCCCAGCAAAACTGGGATTGCGATTGGTCAAGAGCTTGCCTAAAACCCTGACACAACAGTTTGAAGTGTTAATTCTGGCCGATACTGCCTTTGGCAGTAATGCGTTTATCACTAGAGTACGGAAGCTCAAACACCATGCTTTGGTGGGAGTTCCTTGCGACCGGAGGTTGGAGGATGGGCGTAATGTTGCACAACTGCACAAACGCGGACAGCAATTACGACTGCTCGGTTTGAAATTCCCGGTCCATCTGTCCTGGTACTATTTCAAGCGCTCAGATGGTAAGTTAGAAAAACGTTATGTCCTGTCCACTAAAGCTCTTAAGGGTAGCACCATTACCTGGTGGGGTCGTCGGCGTTGGGGAATTGAGGGATTTTTCAAAACTATTAAACACCGCTTTGGCCTTCATCGTTTTGGTCAACAAACACTCTTGGGAGTGTACAGATGGTTGGTCCTATCGTTGACTGCTTACCTACTAGCTCATTGGGCTCACCTCCATTTAGAAGGAGGAGGAGCTAGACCTGATTGGGGTGAGGCTGCACAAAAAGCTCTTGAGCTGCTGCTCCCACTGATGGCGTTATTCCCATTGTTGGCAGAGATTCAACGCTTACGCCCTTTAGCTAAACGTTATGGACTGGACATCAATGTGGACTGGTGCAAGATGTAA
- a CDS encoding TetR/AcrR family transcriptional regulator — MTKQNLASQEKTRKKSGDNRSLLITAAYKLLAQQGYEATTVKEIARVADVSPGLFHYYFDSKEQLLLEVIREASDQYKRTMAQLRDEVPRQNLTEAALARTKERVAREPEWFRLCYELYALGMRNPGLLPAAGELLERKRNGIAKMLQAIAGESSEDGQSSWDALAALLLACFDGLALQKLTQPDFDLDAAFQLLYELVEPRLKSNEG; from the coding sequence ATGACCAAACAAAACCTAGCTTCGCAAGAGAAGACGCGCAAAAAGTCCGGCGACAATCGCTCGCTCCTGATTACTGCCGCTTATAAGCTGTTGGCACAGCAGGGCTACGAAGCGACGACGGTGAAGGAGATCGCCCGGGTTGCCGATGTTTCCCCAGGTCTGTTCCACTACTATTTCGACTCCAAAGAGCAGTTGCTGCTCGAGGTGATTAGGGAAGCCTCAGACCAGTACAAACGCACGATGGCTCAACTGCGCGACGAGGTGCCTCGCCAGAACCTTACGGAAGCGGCGCTCGCTCGAACCAAGGAGCGGGTGGCTCGGGAACCTGAGTGGTTCCGGCTATGCTACGAGCTCTACGCGCTCGGCATGCGCAACCCGGGCTTGCTGCCAGCGGCGGGCGAACTGCTTGAGCGCAAACGGAATGGTATCGCCAAGATGCTGCAAGCGATTGCGGGCGAGTCAAGTGAAGATGGGCAAAGTAGCTGGGATGCTTTAGCTGCTCTTTTGCTTGCCTGCTTCGACGGCCTTGCCCTTCAAAAGCTTACCCAACCTGACTTCGATCTTGATGCGGCTTTCCAGTTGCTTTACGAACTGGTGGAGCCCCGCCTTAAGAGCAACGAGGGCTGA
- a CDS encoding IS1595 family transposase produces MLFPITDLLDEQECYNYLLHVLHPNGLCCQLGHPLPQDQAPHDRSRSTILKYKCRICSRVFNLFTRTVWSGTRYSCVQVVLIMRGFVQGHSTNQVAGELDLDYSNLLRRRHQIQQLGLERQPKKPLLDQETEADEMFQNAGEKGTPHQDKTDPPRRRASKRKGKGTMDNDRPPVMGIVGRTTGQVRLHVCDNTRQVTIEPKVETGTIATTNMYTDESSAYAHIAKTGRGHATVCHSAKEWARDDDGDGIREVHCNTMEGIWTGLRNFLRTFRGVHKKYLPQYVAMFEWSHNLKRVNSEFLRTLIIPHFTCFPT; encoded by the coding sequence ATGCTGTTCCCTATAACTGATTTACTAGACGAGCAGGAATGCTACAACTACTTGCTGCATGTCCTGCATCCAAATGGGCTGTGCTGTCAGTTAGGTCATCCCTTGCCCCAAGACCAAGCACCACACGACCGTAGTCGTTCAACGATTCTGAAGTACAAATGCCGCATTTGTAGTCGAGTCTTCAACCTGTTTACAAGGACAGTTTGGTCTGGCACTCGTTATAGCTGCGTACAAGTCGTCTTGATAATGCGAGGGTTTGTGCAAGGCCATTCTACTAATCAGGTAGCTGGTGAACTAGACCTGGACTATAGCAACTTATTAAGACGACGGCATCAAATTCAACAGTTGGGGCTAGAACGTCAACCGAAGAAACCCTTGCTAGATCAAGAAACAGAGGCAGACGAGATGTTCCAAAATGCGGGAGAAAAAGGTACTCCCCACCAGGATAAAACTGACCCGCCGCGACGTCGAGCGTCTAAGCGTAAAGGTAAAGGGACAATGGATAATGACAGACCACCAGTCATGGGAATTGTGGGTCGCACAACTGGCCAAGTTCGCTTGCATGTGTGTGATAACACTCGACAAGTGACTATTGAACCCAAAGTTGAAACCGGAACGATAGCTACCACGAATATGTACACGGACGAGTCGAGCGCCTATGCGCATATTGCCAAAACAGGTCGCGGCCATGCCACCGTTTGTCATTCAGCCAAGGAATGGGCTCGTGATGATGATGGTGATGGTATCCGCGAGGTTCATTGCAACACAATGGAAGGAATTTGGACCGGGTTGCGAAACTTTCTGCGCACGTTTCGAGGTGTTCATAAGAAATATCTACCTCAATACGTTGCTATGTTTGAGTGGTCACATAATCTTAAGCGGGTTAACTCAGAGTTTTTGAGGACATTGATAATTCCTCATTTCACATGTTTCCCAACATGA
- a CDS encoding S41 family peptidase: protein MKRFRLIQLNSLVIVTLMSISVMLLCNLISPVLSTTEQPQKQSPTTVFDQVWETVKDNFFDPNFNGVDWQAMREKYQPQATQAQSSETVAAVINQMLSELKTSHTYFYTPNEPAYYQFLGIFQQGDTELQKQLEKFFPNGKLKYTGIGIFTKDINAKTFVSAILDGSPAAEAGLQVGDQILSVDGQPFQPIQSFADKAGQPVTLLIQRSRASNNQQQITVTPKTLDATTLFLDAMDASIQVVERVGKKIGYVHLWSYAGEQYQQKLEEELLYGRFKDADGLVLDLREGWGGANPTYLNIYNTRRGPSLTGISRDGTRRTSNSSWKKPVVMLVNEGSRSGKEILAYSFQRYNIGPVVGAKTAGAVIQGRSFLMRDGSALYVAVADIYLDGNQRLEGKGVTPDITVPFSVEYAQGADPQKERALAVALEVVKRQRSVDK, encoded by the coding sequence ATGAAAAGGTTTAGACTCATTCAGTTAAACAGCCTGGTTATTGTAACCTTGATGAGTATTTCAGTGATGCTCCTGTGCAACCTGATTTCGCCAGTACTCTCAACAACGGAACAACCGCAAAAACAATCGCCAACTACAGTTTTTGATCAGGTTTGGGAAACGGTAAAAGACAATTTCTTCGACCCAAACTTTAACGGAGTAGACTGGCAAGCCATGCGAGAAAAGTATCAGCCCCAGGCAACGCAAGCCCAATCAAGCGAAACAGTGGCTGCTGTAATTAATCAAATGCTCTCTGAACTGAAGACTTCTCACACCTACTTCTACACTCCAAACGAGCCAGCTTATTACCAGTTTTTAGGGATTTTTCAGCAAGGAGACACTGAATTACAAAAGCAGCTAGAGAAGTTTTTCCCAAATGGCAAGCTTAAATATACTGGCATTGGCATCTTTACGAAAGATATCAACGCTAAGACTTTTGTGAGCGCCATTCTCGATGGCAGCCCAGCTGCTGAAGCGGGACTTCAGGTCGGAGATCAAATACTGAGTGTTGATGGTCAGCCGTTCCAACCGATTCAGTCTTTTGCAGACAAAGCAGGTCAGCCAGTCACACTGCTGATTCAACGCTCGCGCGCTTCGAACAATCAGCAACAAATCACCGTCACGCCGAAGACGCTGGATGCAACCACCCTGTTTCTCGATGCCATGGATGCGAGCATCCAAGTAGTTGAACGGGTGGGCAAGAAAATTGGCTATGTACACCTCTGGTCTTATGCAGGTGAACAATACCAGCAGAAGCTTGAGGAAGAGCTACTTTATGGTCGCTTCAAAGATGCAGACGGGTTAGTTTTGGATCTGAGGGAGGGCTGGGGTGGTGCGAATCCCACTTATCTCAATATCTACAATACTCGTCGCGGTCCGAGCTTGACGGGTATTTCACGTGATGGCACGCGACGTACGTCCAACTCTAGTTGGAAAAAGCCAGTGGTCATGCTGGTGAATGAGGGCAGCAGGAGTGGTAAGGAGATTCTGGCGTATAGCTTTCAGCGGTATAATATCGGACCTGTTGTTGGCGCTAAGACTGCTGGAGCAGTGATCCAGGGTCGTTCATTTTTGATGCGGGATGGCAGCGCGCTTTACGTCGCAGTTGCAGATATATACCTCGACGGGAACCAACGGTTGGAGGGAAAGGGCGTTACGCCAGATATCACCGTCCCCTTCTCCGTAGAATATGCTCAGGGAGCAGATCCGCAAAAAGAGCGGGCGCTTGCAGTTGCGCTAGAAGTTGTGAAGCGGCAGAGATCCGTGGACAAGTAG
- a CDS encoding helicase HerA-like domain-containing protein, protein MEEGQSVVLDLSAFSGNEMIQFVTDFAETLYHKNRSPLHLIVDEADAFIPQKPLPGEQRMLGAMDKIVRRGRARGLGVTVVTQRPAVIHKNVLTQIEVLIALRLVSPQDRKAIEAWIEVHGTPEQRDTLMGSLASLPIGTAWISSPGWLGVFKKVKIRQRETFDSSATPNIGENRHVPNNLAKVDLQRLKERIEATIGQSDSGNPKHLRQYIAQLENQLRETTAAKTIENTQIEKLENAIKSLKETGLQLVAISQELSAALTNARPKEQQHAVLKVNDEPASNFTNQEVKTSSEKKLSTPQLKILDALAAFEGFGLSEVDRNNVAVFANQSPKSSGFLNNLSRLRSQGFINYPVRSKVALTTKGQKIAKLTTPINSMAQLHKAWYSKLSNPQARIAKALVQQYPSAIERAELAELTNQSAKSSGYLNNLSALRSLGIIDYPASGQVVATKLLFPTTKNQKSSIP, encoded by the coding sequence GTGGAAGAGGGGCAGTCGGTTGTCCTGGATCTATCGGCATTCAGCGGCAATGAAATGATTCAATTCGTCACTGACTTTGCTGAAACGCTTTATCACAAAAACCGTAGTCCGTTGCATCTGATTGTGGATGAAGCTGATGCCTTTATTCCCCAAAAGCCTTTGCCAGGCGAACAAAGAATGCTCGGCGCCATGGATAAAATCGTCAGGCGGGGCAGGGCAAGAGGGCTGGGCGTTACCGTTGTCACGCAGCGGCCGGCCGTCATCCATAAGAATGTCCTCACGCAAATTGAGGTGCTGATCGCCCTGCGCCTGGTCTCGCCTCAAGATCGTAAGGCAATCGAGGCCTGGATTGAGGTGCACGGCACTCCCGAACAGCGAGACACACTCATGGGATCGCTGGCTTCGTTACCAATCGGCACAGCCTGGATCTCATCACCAGGCTGGCTGGGTGTATTCAAAAAAGTGAAAATTCGGCAGCGTGAGACCTTTGATTCATCGGCGACACCCAATATTGGAGAAAACCGGCACGTCCCAAACAATCTTGCCAAGGTGGACCTGCAACGCCTCAAAGAACGAATTGAAGCAACCATTGGACAAAGTGACTCTGGGAACCCAAAGCACCTGCGACAATATATTGCACAGCTAGAAAATCAGCTTCGAGAGACTACCGCTGCCAAAACAATTGAAAACACACAGATTGAGAAGCTGGAGAACGCGATCAAATCGCTAAAGGAAACAGGCTTGCAATTGGTGGCAATTTCTCAAGAACTAAGCGCTGCTCTGACAAATGCCCGGCCTAAAGAGCAGCAACATGCCGTTCTAAAGGTCAATGATGAACCCGCATCGAATTTCACGAATCAAGAAGTAAAAACCTCCTCTGAGAAGAAGCTTTCAACGCCGCAACTGAAAATACTGGACGCGCTTGCAGCGTTTGAGGGCTTTGGTCTTAGCGAAGTTGACCGTAATAATGTTGCAGTCTTTGCCAATCAGTCGCCTAAGTCATCGGGATTTTTAAATAACCTTAGCCGTCTAAGAAGTCAGGGATTCATCAATTATCCTGTTAGAAGCAAAGTTGCACTCACTACAAAAGGGCAGAAGATCGCCAAATTAACGACACCAATTAATAGCATGGCTCAGCTGCACAAGGCATGGTATAGCAAACTATCCAATCCCCAAGCCAGAATTGCTAAAGCCTTAGTCCAGCAGTACCCCAGTGCTATTGAGCGCGCAGAGCTGGCTGAATTAACCAACCAGTCTGCCAAATCAAGCGGGTATCTTAACAATCTAAGCGCGCTTCGCTCATTAGGAATCATTGATTATCCTGCATCAGGACAAGTTGTCGCTACAAAGCTTCTGTTTCCTACAACAAAGAACCAAAAGAGCTCTATACCATAA
- a CDS encoding FAD-binding oxidoreductase, whose amino-acid sequence MTTTYHHSAAFNDLAALLTGQLFLPQAADYEQVRQLWNGKVKTQPAAIARCLTVQDVIHTVRWTRTHGLPLSVRAGGHDTAGRALSEGVVIDLSQMRTVTVDPDQRTAHVQAGATISELIETTTQYGLVTSTGTCSAVGMAGFTLGGGYSPLTGAYGLGIDNLLSAQVVTADGQLLTANAEEHPDLMWGLRGGGGNFGVVVSLEYRLHPLTTVLSGMLLYPLGEAKTVLRRLNDFMATIPDELTILSGFIQMPEGATVLLLLPLYCGESAAGEQAIAPLRTFGTVLVDQVQSMTYREFIHLWDANAPKGRHYYAKTQSIKGFQPEIIDTLIEQGLPFSSPFSFIALHHFHGAASRVGASETAFALRQDHLMVELIAAWEPQDDEQRHLQWAQNISRSLAPYALKGGYISLLNQEEQERVRLAFGSNYERLLDLKRKYDPDDVFRSTIGHLAPNSLTR is encoded by the coding sequence ATGACAACTACATACCATCACAGTGCTGCTTTCAACGATCTCGCAGCACTGCTCACAGGACAGCTTTTTCTTCCTCAAGCTGCTGATTATGAACAGGTGCGTCAACTCTGGAATGGTAAGGTGAAGACACAACCCGCTGCGATCGCTCGGTGTCTCACTGTACAAGATGTCATTCATACCGTTCGCTGGACAAGGACACATGGGCTACCCCTCTCGGTTCGAGCGGGAGGACACGATACTGCTGGACGAGCGTTGTCTGAGGGCGTGGTGATTGATTTGTCTCAGATGAGAACTGTCACCGTTGATCCAGACCAGCGCACAGCTCACGTTCAAGCTGGAGCAACGATCAGTGAGCTGATCGAGACAACCACCCAATATGGGTTGGTGACATCTACAGGAACCTGCTCCGCCGTTGGCATGGCTGGATTTACCCTGGGAGGAGGATACAGCCCTCTCACAGGGGCTTATGGGCTGGGTATTGATAATCTACTGTCTGCACAAGTGGTCACTGCCGATGGGCAACTTCTAACCGCAAACGCCGAAGAACATCCCGATCTCATGTGGGGACTACGCGGTGGGGGAGGCAACTTTGGCGTTGTCGTCTCGCTGGAGTATCGCCTGCATCCACTCACGACCGTGTTATCTGGAATGCTGCTCTATCCGCTAGGGGAAGCTAAAACCGTGTTACGCCGTTTGAACGACTTCATGGCTACTATCCCCGATGAATTGACGATTCTGTCTGGGTTCATTCAGATGCCAGAGGGCGCGACAGTTCTCCTTCTCTTACCGCTCTACTGTGGTGAGAGCGCAGCAGGTGAGCAGGCTATCGCACCCCTACGAACCTTTGGTACTGTGCTAGTCGATCAGGTGCAATCCATGACGTATCGCGAATTTATTCATCTGTGGGATGCGAATGCACCGAAGGGGCGTCACTACTATGCTAAAACACAGTCGATCAAAGGGTTTCAGCCTGAAATCATTGACACACTGATCGAACAGGGACTGCCATTTTCTTCCCCCTTTTCGTTCATCGCGCTGCATCACTTTCATGGAGCCGCGAGCCGCGTCGGTGCGTCGGAAACTGCTTTTGCACTGCGGCAGGATCATCTCATGGTTGAGCTAATTGCAGCCTGGGAGCCACAGGACGACGAGCAGCGGCATCTTCAATGGGCACAAAACATCTCACGCTCCCTTGCACCTTATGCCTTGAAAGGCGGATACATCAGCCTTCTGAATCAGGAAGAACAGGAGCGTGTTCGGCTTGCTTTTGGGTCGAACTATGAGCGCTTGCTCGACCTGAAACGGAAATATGACCCAGATGATGTGTTTCGATCAACGATCGGACATCTCGCACCCAATTCGCTCACACGGTAA
- a CDS encoding alpha/beta hydrolase yields the protein MSTFVLVHGSWHDGSAWKAVIEHLEAKGHQAFAPTITGHGQGVNKNVNHAQCTQSVVDYIVDKDLTDIVLLGHSFGGTIIAKVAEAISDRIRRLIFLDAFVLNDGESLRDSLPPHYQALFDSLARESDDHTMVMPFELWREVLLNDADLELARSSYAQLSPQAYQPWIDKLDLKQFYSLPIPKSYLYCTEDNVLPQGEQWGWHPRMSNRLGLFRLVQMPGSHEVMFSNPIGLAEKIIVAGRD from the coding sequence ATGTCAACTTTTGTCTTGGTTCACGGTTCATGGCACGATGGTTCTGCTTGGAAAGCGGTCATCGAACATCTAGAAGCGAAAGGACATCAGGCTTTTGCTCCCACAATTACCGGACACGGTCAAGGCGTGAATAAAAACGTCAACCATGCTCAATGTACACAGTCGGTTGTCGATTACATTGTGGACAAAGACTTAACCGATATCGTTCTCTTAGGACATAGTTTCGGTGGCACAATTATTGCGAAAGTTGCCGAAGCAATTAGCGATCGCATCAGACGACTCATCTTCTTAGATGCTTTTGTCCTCAATGATGGTGAAAGCCTCAGAGATAGCCTTCCACCGCACTATCAAGCGTTATTTGACTCTCTAGCTAGAGAATCGGACGATCATACGATGGTGATGCCGTTTGAGCTTTGGCGAGAAGTGCTTCTCAATGATGCTGACCTCGAACTGGCTCGATCCAGTTACGCACAACTATCACCCCAAGCGTATCAACCGTGGATTGACAAGTTGGACTTGAAGCAGTTTTACTCGCTGCCCATTCCTAAAAGTTACCTCTACTGTACAGAAGATAATGTCCTCCCTCAAGGCGAACAGTGGGGTTGGCATCCGAGAATGTCTAACCGCTTGGGGCTATTTCGGCTTGTACAAATGCCCGGTAGTCACGAGGTAATGTTTTCTAACCCGATCGGTTTAGCAGAAAAGATTATTGTGGCAGGGCGCGACTAG
- a CDS encoding catalase → MGDRIPERVVHAKGSGTFTVTNDRILTASISRDNGRA, encoded by the coding sequence ATGGGCGATCGTATTCCTGAACGAGTGGTTCATGCCAAAGGTTCAGGCACTTTCACGGTGACGAACGACAGAATACTCACTGCATCCATTTCAAGAGATAACGGACGGGCTTAA
- a CDS encoding glucose 1-dehydrogenase, producing the protein MILQDKVALVTGGITGIGRATAIAFGAAGAKVVFSGRRDAEGEKTAKLIRETGAECLYVHSDASNEEDIKALVQKTVATYGQLDCAFNNAGVESPGKPLHEQSIEEFDNLMAINVRGLFLCMKYEIQQMLTQGSGVIVNNSSKAGLIGSSGFSPYAASKHAVMGMTRSAALDYANQGIRINAVNPGLIATAMMDRLSSGSTDDVGSTVPMGRMGQAAEVAQAVVFLCSDAASYITGQPLVIDGGLTAY; encoded by the coding sequence ATGATACTTCAGGATAAAGTGGCGTTAGTCACCGGAGGAATAACGGGAATTGGCAGAGCAACGGCGATCGCATTCGGTGCTGCTGGAGCAAAAGTCGTGTTCTCCGGTAGACGCGACGCAGAAGGTGAAAAAACCGCCAAACTGATTCGCGAAACAGGCGCTGAATGTTTATATGTCCATTCAGATGCCTCAAATGAGGAAGATATCAAAGCATTAGTGCAAAAGACGGTTGCAACCTACGGACAACTCGACTGTGCCTTTAATAATGCAGGCGTTGAATCACCCGGAAAACCGCTACACGAGCAATCGATCGAAGAGTTTGACAACCTCATGGCGATTAACGTGCGAGGGCTATTCCTTTGCATGAAGTATGAAATTCAACAGATGCTGACTCAAGGATCAGGTGTAATTGTGAATAATTCATCAAAGGCTGGTTTAATCGGTTCTTCAGGGTTTTCTCCTTACGCTGCGAGCAAACATGCGGTAATGGGGATGACACGTTCTGCTGCACTTGACTATGCCAACCAGGGAATTCGGATTAATGCCGTCAACCCCGGACTGATTGCCACTGCAATGATGGATCGCCTGAGCAGTGGCTCGACTGATGATGTAGGGTCTACGGTTCCAATGGGGCGCATGGGTCAGGCAGCAGAAGTTGCTCAGGCGGTTGTTTTTCTGTGTTCTGATGCTGCCAGCTACATCACCGGACAACCTTTGGTTATCGATGGTGGACTCACAGCGTACTAA
- a CDS encoding alpha/beta hydrolase, whose product MSTANTQVNKSTIVFVHGAFAESSSWNGVLTKLITKGYPTVAVANPLRGVKSDADYVASALKDINGPIVLVGHSYGGSVITNAVNGNRNVKALVYVAGFAPEAGETAIELSGRYPGSTLGPTLAPPVELPDGGKDLYIQQDKFHAQFAADVPANDAQLMASTQRPITEAALNEASGAPAWKSTPSWFIYGDRDLNIPPAALSFMANRANSKETVVVNGASHVVMVSHSDAVANLIDRAATAP is encoded by the coding sequence ATGAGTACTGCAAATACACAAGTCAACAAGTCCACAATCGTGTTCGTTCATGGTGCATTCGCCGAGTCTTCTAGTTGGAATGGTGTATTGACGAAGCTAATCACGAAAGGTTATCCGACGGTTGCTGTGGCTAATCCTCTGCGCGGCGTTAAGAGCGACGCAGATTATGTTGCCAGCGCCCTTAAAGACATCAACGGACCCATCGTGCTGGTTGGGCATTCTTACGGAGGCTCAGTAATTACCAATGCTGTCAATGGTAACAGGAACGTGAAAGCACTGGTCTACGTTGCTGGCTTCGCTCCTGAGGCGGGCGAGACTGCCATTGAACTCTCAGGACGTTATCCGGGCAGCACACTCGGACCCACACTCGCGCCACCTGTTGAACTGCCCGATGGTGGTAAAGACCTCTACATTCAGCAGGACAAGTTCCACGCCCAGTTTGCTGCGGATGTGCCCGCTAACGACGCGCAACTGATGGCTAGCACCCAGCGCCCGATTACGGAAGCCGCGCTGAACGAAGCCTCAGGTGCGCCTGCATGGAAATCTACCCCGTCCTGGTTTATTTATGGCGATCGCGACTTGAACATTCCTCCAGCGGCACTGTCTTTCATGGCGAACCGCGCTAACTCAAAGGAGACCGTTGTTGTGAATGGCGCGTCCCATGTCGTGATGGTTTCCCATTCAGATGCCGTTGCCAATCTCATCGATCGTGCTGCAACCGCGCCATAG
- a CDS encoding response regulator transcription factor, with protein sequence MSQATTIRVLIADDHAIFRQGLATIIDRDSDMQVVAQAENGEQAITLFGEHQPDVTLMDLRMPEVEGVAAIGAICAIAKSARIIVLTTYDSDEDIYRGLQAGAKGYLLKETEPDELLNAIRTVHRGQQYIPPDVGAKLVQRLSNPELSERELAVLRSMAQGMSNADIAAALSIGEGTVKSHVNRILNKLDVSDRTQAVIVAVKRGIVSL encoded by the coding sequence ATGAGCCAAGCCACAACAATTCGGGTTCTGATTGCAGACGATCATGCGATTTTTCGGCAAGGATTAGCCACGATTATTGACCGTGACTCAGATATGCAGGTGGTTGCCCAAGCGGAGAATGGGGAACAAGCGATCACGCTATTTGGGGAACACCAACCGGATGTCACGCTCATGGATCTGCGAATGCCTGAAGTGGAAGGAGTTGCCGCCATCGGTGCAATTTGTGCGATCGCTAAATCTGCTCGAATTATTGTCCTGACCACGTATGACAGTGACGAAGATATCTATCGGGGATTGCAGGCAGGCGCAAAAGGATACCTGTTGAAAGAAACTGAACCTGACGAGCTTTTGAATGCTATTCGTACCGTTCATCGGGGTCAGCAGTATATCCCGCCCGATGTGGGAGCAAAGTTAGTACAGCGCCTCAGCAATCCAGAACTGAGTGAAAGAGAACTGGCGGTACTCCGCTCAATGGCACAGGGGATGAGTAATGCCGATATTGCGGCTGCTTTGAGTATCGGTGAAGGCACTGTTAAATCTCATGTCAATCGGATTTTGAATAAGTTAGATGTCAGCGATCGTACCCAAGCTGTGATTGTTGCCGTTAAACGCGGCATTGTTAGTTTGTAG